One genomic region from Haloprofundus salinisoli encodes:
- a CDS encoding YeaH/YhbH family protein, with protein MGLRDDLERFREVGEERREDLEEFISYGDLGGSGANSINIPIKVVDLPEFAYDVRDRGGVGQGQGGTPDVGQPVGQPQPGDGDEEGDPGEEGADHEYYQMDPEEFAQELDEQLGLDLEPKGKEVIEEIEGDFTDVTRTGPNSTLDFERLFKEGLKRKLSMDFDEEYVREALKVEGKDAEDVFRWARDQNILVSWAWVDDAYGDIPEEERGKWSSFEEMDENVEQTTTLQRIRRDGLREVPFRREDERYRHPEIIEKKEKNVVVVNIRDVSGSMREKKRELVERTFTPLDWYLTGKYDNAEFVYIAHDAEAWEVEREEFFGIRSGGGTKISSAYELAAAILEEEYPWHEWNRYVFAAGDSENSSNDTTENVVPLMEQIPANLHAYVETQPGGNAINATHAEEVERALGDSGNVVVARVSRPEDVIDAIYDILSTEDDDQ; from the coding sequence GAAGTGGGCGAAGAGCGCAGAGAGGACCTCGAAGAGTTCATCAGCTACGGTGATCTCGGCGGGTCGGGTGCGAACAGCATCAACATCCCCATCAAAGTGGTGGACCTCCCGGAGTTCGCCTACGACGTCCGCGACCGCGGCGGCGTCGGCCAGGGTCAGGGCGGCACGCCCGACGTGGGCCAACCCGTCGGGCAGCCGCAACCCGGCGACGGCGACGAGGAGGGCGACCCCGGCGAGGAGGGGGCCGACCACGAGTACTACCAGATGGACCCCGAGGAGTTCGCCCAGGAGCTCGACGAGCAGCTCGGTCTCGACCTCGAACCCAAAGGGAAGGAGGTCATCGAGGAGATAGAGGGCGACTTCACCGACGTGACGCGGACCGGCCCGAACAGCACGCTCGACTTCGAGCGCCTGTTCAAGGAGGGGCTGAAGCGCAAGCTCTCGATGGACTTCGACGAGGAGTACGTCAGAGAGGCGCTGAAAGTCGAAGGCAAGGACGCCGAGGACGTGTTCCGGTGGGCCAGAGACCAGAACATCCTCGTCTCGTGGGCGTGGGTCGACGACGCCTACGGCGACATCCCCGAAGAGGAGCGCGGCAAGTGGTCGAGCTTCGAGGAGATGGACGAGAACGTCGAGCAGACGACCACGCTCCAGCGCATCCGCCGCGACGGCCTGCGCGAGGTGCCGTTCCGCCGCGAGGACGAGCGCTACCGCCACCCCGAGATAATCGAGAAGAAGGAGAAGAACGTCGTCGTCGTCAACATCCGCGACGTCTCCGGGTCGATGCGCGAGAAGAAGCGCGAACTCGTCGAGCGGACGTTCACGCCGCTGGACTGGTATCTGACCGGCAAGTACGACAACGCCGAATTCGTCTACATCGCCCACGACGCCGAGGCGTGGGAGGTCGAACGCGAGGAGTTCTTCGGCATCCGCTCGGGCGGTGGCACGAAGATCTCCTCTGCCTACGAGCTCGCCGCGGCGATTCTCGAAGAGGAGTACCCGTGGCACGAGTGGAACCGCTACGTGTTCGCGGCGGGCGACAGCGAGAACTCCTCGAACGACACGACCGAGAACGTCGTGCCGCTGATGGAACAGATTCCGGCGAACCTGCACGCGTACGTCGAGACGCAACCCGGCGGCAACGCCATCAACGCGACGCACGCCGAGGAGGTCGAACGGGCGCTCGGCGACAGCGGTAACGTCGTCGTCGCGCGCGTCTCGCGCCCCGAGGACGTGATCGACGCCATCTACGACATCCTGAGCACGGAGGACGACGACCAATGA
- a CDS encoding SpoVR family protein, with the protein MRPNRLTARKAATKLEEPTREAAKLARKLGLEPYPVNYWVVSYDEMNALIAYGGFQTRYPHWRWGMTYDRQQKQDQFGMGKAFEIVNNDNPSHAFLQESNTLADQKAVITHVEAHADFFANNSWFGLFGSDLDAAAMLERHSEAIANYMEDPEIDRAEVEKFIDAVLCLEDCIDQHRPFGEATDPRERTTPEDLRERLEGMNISDEVRRQVFDEEWLDRLAEAEEAAADLTDPQKDVLGYLQRHGMQYDEEEGKAAEMEPWQRDVLDMLRTEAYYFAPQKMTKVMNEGWAAYWESLMMGEERFAGENEFLLYADHQAKVLGSPGLNPYKLGKELWEYIENTTNRREVADKLLRVEGISWRNFQEVVDFDEVQELLKPHPALDSIRPDTLDELVALGDDPRVDPDALDRAVSEGADDTLDDEERTVDVGKYPWKVLTYEGLAERHFSLVKPQNRGFLGRIRRSELEQLSRYMFDDEQYETVEEAISDVDYAAGWDRMREIRESHNDVTFLDAFLTQEFVTNNHYFTYEFTRASGDFRVTSTDYQDVKKKLLLQFTNFGKPTVAVYDGNYGNRNELLLGHQYNGIMLDLGEAKQVLKRTYDLWGHPVNLMTILKEYDDHDVEVARRRNREPTPVENGIRIRYDGETFEHHDLEPELEERIAAGDIDYDTKPDEWLS; encoded by the coding sequence ATGAGACCGAACCGACTGACCGCACGCAAAGCAGCGACGAAACTCGAAGAACCGACGCGCGAGGCGGCGAAACTCGCGCGAAAGCTCGGTCTCGAACCGTACCCGGTAAACTACTGGGTCGTCAGCTACGACGAGATGAACGCGCTCATCGCCTACGGCGGCTTCCAGACGCGGTATCCGCACTGGCGCTGGGGGATGACGTACGACCGCCAGCAGAAACAGGACCAGTTCGGGATGGGCAAAGCGTTCGAGATCGTCAACAACGACAACCCGAGCCACGCCTTCCTCCAGGAGTCGAACACCCTGGCCGACCAGAAGGCGGTCATCACCCACGTCGAGGCCCACGCCGACTTCTTCGCCAACAACAGCTGGTTCGGGCTGTTCGGCAGCGACCTGGACGCGGCGGCGATGCTCGAACGCCACTCCGAGGCCATCGCCAACTACATGGAAGATCCCGAAATCGACCGCGCGGAGGTCGAGAAGTTCATCGACGCGGTGCTCTGCTTGGAGGACTGCATCGACCAGCACCGCCCGTTCGGCGAGGCGACCGACCCCCGCGAGCGAACGACGCCCGAGGACCTCCGCGAGCGACTGGAGGGGATGAACATCTCCGACGAGGTGCGGCGACAGGTGTTCGACGAGGAGTGGCTCGACCGACTGGCGGAGGCGGAAGAGGCCGCCGCCGACCTCACCGACCCCCAGAAGGACGTCCTCGGCTACCTCCAGCGCCACGGCATGCAGTACGACGAGGAGGAGGGGAAGGCCGCCGAGATGGAGCCGTGGCAGCGCGACGTCCTCGACATGCTCCGGACGGAGGCGTACTACTTCGCCCCCCAGAAGATGACGAAGGTGATGAACGAGGGCTGGGCCGCCTACTGGGAGTCGCTGATGATGGGCGAGGAGCGCTTCGCCGGCGAGAACGAGTTCCTGCTCTACGCCGACCACCAGGCCAAAGTGCTCGGCTCACCCGGGCTGAACCCGTACAAACTGGGCAAGGAGCTCTGGGAGTACATCGAGAACACGACGAACCGCCGCGAGGTCGCCGACAAGCTCCTGCGCGTCGAGGGCATCTCCTGGCGCAACTTCCAGGAAGTCGTCGACTTCGACGAGGTGCAGGAGCTGTTGAAGCCGCACCCCGCCCTCGACAGCATCCGCCCGGACACGCTGGACGAACTCGTCGCGCTCGGCGACGACCCGCGCGTCGACCCCGACGCGCTCGACCGGGCGGTGTCGGAGGGCGCGGACGACACTCTCGACGACGAGGAGCGGACCGTCGACGTCGGGAAGTACCCCTGGAAGGTGCTCACCTACGAGGGGCTCGCCGAGCGGCACTTCTCGCTCGTCAAACCCCAGAACAGAGGGTTCCTCGGGCGCATCCGGCGCTCCGAACTCGAACAGCTCTCGCGGTACATGTTCGACGACGAGCAGTACGAGACGGTCGAGGAGGCGATCTCCGACGTCGACTACGCCGCCGGCTGGGACCGGATGCGCGAGATTCGGGAGAGTCACAACGACGTGACGTTCCTCGACGCGTTCCTCACCCAGGAGTTCGTCACGAACAACCACTACTTCACCTACGAGTTCACCCGCGCCAGCGGCGACTTCCGCGTGACGAGCACCGACTACCAGGACGTGAAGAAGAAACTGCTGCTGCAGTTCACGAACTTCGGCAAACCGACCGTCGCCGTCTACGACGGTAACTACGGCAACCGCAACGAACTGCTGTTGGGCCACCAGTACAACGGCATCATGCTCGATCTGGGAGAGGCCAAACAGGTGCTGAAACGGACGTACGACCTCTGGGGCCACCCCGTGAATCTGATGACGATTCTCAAGGAGTACGACGACCACGACGTGGAGGTGGCCCGCCGGCGCAACCGCGAACCGACGCCCGTCGAGAACGGCATCCGCATCCGGTACGACGGCGAGACGTTCGAACACCACGACCTCGAACCGGAACTCGAAGAACGAATCGCCGCCGGCGACATCGACTACGACACGAAACCCGACGAGTGGCTCTCGTAA
- a CDS encoding DUF7344 domain-containing protein: MGAALRQRQGESDRRNSLAETDIYGVLKNERRQHVVERLADRAETQSVRALSEHIAAIETDSNTPPRNVRHSVYVSLCQTHIPKLDDLDIVDYDADAKDVAPGRHTQTVAAYLMDTPTDRSRHDELYLGLGVVGSALVAAGVLGAPVLSVAPSVVGLAFLSLTALAAGFFVARGRLLALQR; this comes from the coding sequence ATGGGAGCAGCGCTCCGGCAGCGACAGGGGGAGAGCGACCGACGGAACTCGCTCGCGGAGACGGACATCTACGGCGTGTTGAAAAACGAGCGCAGGCAGCACGTCGTCGAACGATTGGCCGACAGAGCGGAGACCCAGTCGGTCAGGGCGCTCTCCGAGCATATCGCCGCCATCGAGACGGACAGCAACACTCCCCCGCGCAACGTCCGTCACAGCGTCTACGTCTCGCTCTGCCAGACCCACATCCCGAAACTCGACGATCTTGATATCGTCGACTATGACGCCGACGCGAAGGACGTCGCTCCCGGACGACACACCCAGACAGTCGCCGCCTATCTGATGGATACACCGACCGATCGGTCCCGACACGACGAGCTCTACCTCGGCCTCGGCGTCGTCGGGTCGGCGCTTGTCGCCGCCGGCGTACTCGGCGCACCCGTCCTGTCGGTCGCTCCGTCCGTCGTCGGACTGGCGTTTCTGTCGTTGACGGCGCTCGCGGCCGGCTTTTTCGTCGCTCGCGGTCGTCTCCTCGCACTCCAGCGGTGA
- a CDS encoding DUF7344 domain-containing protein, which produces MTRTETENSPTDELSEADVHDVLRNDRRRLTLERLAETGEETVRDLSEHIGAIESGEDPPPRNVRQSVYISLHQTHLPKLDDLGVVDYDDNSKRVSLEGNADRVLAYMRFSGTDEPDAPPYALGIGVLGLLLIALWMLVPGVGLAAPVGCGLLFALLTAYETYMSLSRDE; this is translated from the coding sequence ATGACGCGAACGGAGACCGAGAACTCGCCGACCGACGAACTCTCCGAGGCCGACGTTCACGATGTCCTTCGGAACGACCGGCGACGCCTGACGCTCGAGCGACTCGCCGAGACCGGCGAGGAGACCGTTCGGGACCTCTCCGAGCATATCGGTGCCATCGAGTCCGGCGAGGACCCACCGCCGCGAAACGTCAGGCAGAGCGTCTACATCTCGCTGCACCAGACGCACCTGCCGAAACTCGACGATCTCGGCGTCGTCGACTACGACGACAACTCAAAGCGAGTCTCGCTGGAGGGGAACGCCGACCGGGTACTCGCCTACATGCGATTTTCCGGCACCGACGAACCGGATGCGCCACCGTACGCGCTGGGTATTGGCGTGCTGGGCTTGCTGTTGATCGCCCTCTGGATGCTCGTCCCCGGTGTCGGACTCGCTGCCCCCGTAGGGTGCGGACTGCTCTTTGCCCTTCTCACGGCGTACGAAACGTACATGTCCCTCTCTCGGGACGAGTAA
- a CDS encoding Eco57I restriction-modification methylase domain-containing protein gives MTDTSAFLEALHGIGSRIDGDMSEKDVENAFLNENFYSLLGYSGAGHDLRSEWTLPDNKRPDYVTLDANESVTAIYEFKTSGKQLGKKQEDQLFHYVDELKADYGVLTNGEELRLYSRDGHARMLAVSLSEVTGSHASDLSAALQKPEWDITNPSSVNDYLNRLDAVELSGELGREHFFDTFRLEPDSPFADLVTSMVDLLRELRDEDEAKFVKGAYDFWEASYASEPDEIPDSWDSFIDGGKQELRDFMFALESGHALLARLLLAKASLDHEFFPDDRGLERYFKELGGFDGTVSLDAYPVAANGMIEDMRNQLVESLFEDDIFIWWSDGYAKETASLHKNQFNRFRDVAKEGTEVSRVSPATRERFSRAVAHVIFSVLKFDFSAVEGDPLGDLYQRYFDPETRKALGEFYTPQEVVDYIMDGVGYDMGIHDERLIDPSCGSGTFLVEAVERYIEDVERYNDDPDWEEHLTRLCTRPHIVGLDIHPFAVLMAQIRFMVAILPKYREAKRSNGDFTIRRLPIFRTDSLRNERELSGIDLGDDGSAQVTLDAMTEDNQDVRIPVPLPVEVDENEVDVSEYEDGFLVQKIRMPLFKNIRLNTGVRNFGEYFAALQGVLDVAKWYLHEGEWDYNGGLKQGIDRYTTREYDGIEEFFVPYLEEILETVRYLRTEHGDGRLFKIFEDTVLSLVVKNYMKYEYIVGNPPYVNRRYIPDSKDQMYREIYETPHWHYDLYVLFVERGLNMLTEDGSLSYIISDQFMTRRYGKKLRKHLSEKSHIKEIIDFGDTGVFEDATNYPCILTLGHGKTTSPVPVVVVHKPIELAMETVREVVNTEDFSSDDYTSFYVSPSNLSENIWSLIPTNLYSIFDNMRENGKRLDSASEPISGARIGKDDVFIGTQTSVDGSNEFEMQSGEVVKIENEILKPIVKGKDVRRWEEAWKGRYMIYPLKDNSAIDEKTLQTKYPQTHEHFKNHEIELRERVWFDQGPVELHGEWYAPMYIDDYDIYSKTCILTPALTNKMNFAKNRNGSIFVGGTAGVLGIIPDSSVSEDELLGYLNSTLVGAFVKASAPSKANGYYQLSEDLLRQVPIPKKISGLSDYVAKIRTIVKKHNNITDFPSSYISGQSGEIDYIDYEWQTRRYPVKAKIEELDDGRFAVTAGISDEITAPQMDKGDRDDRKLRAKYVHAAVNGRNMKKGEEMNIPIPKRTDDVEQLIEALEADKQTVEETSIEDLEAEIDDTVYDLFNLTEDERNVIEDYLEVF, from the coding sequence ATGACCGACACGTCGGCATTCCTTGAAGCTCTCCATGGAATCGGTTCCCGAATAGATGGGGACATGAGCGAAAAGGACGTGGAGAACGCATTTCTGAACGAGAACTTCTATTCCCTCCTTGGTTACTCCGGTGCTGGTCACGACCTCCGGAGTGAGTGGACGCTTCCTGACAACAAACGACCAGATTACGTCACCCTCGATGCGAACGAGTCAGTAACCGCAATCTACGAGTTCAAAACGTCGGGTAAGCAACTCGGGAAGAAGCAAGAAGATCAATTGTTCCACTACGTAGACGAACTCAAGGCCGACTACGGGGTGCTGACCAACGGCGAGGAACTTCGCCTCTACTCTCGGGATGGACACGCTCGGATGCTTGCTGTATCTCTCTCAGAAGTAACAGGGAGCCATGCTTCCGACCTTAGTGCGGCACTCCAGAAGCCAGAGTGGGACATTACCAACCCATCGAGCGTCAACGACTACCTGAACCGCCTCGACGCGGTGGAACTCTCTGGAGAACTCGGACGCGAACACTTCTTCGACACATTCCGACTCGAACCCGACAGTCCGTTCGCAGACCTCGTGACTTCGATGGTCGATCTGCTCCGTGAACTCCGTGACGAGGACGAAGCGAAGTTCGTGAAGGGAGCCTACGACTTCTGGGAGGCGAGCTATGCATCGGAACCTGACGAAATTCCCGATTCATGGGACAGCTTCATCGACGGCGGAAAGCAGGAACTTCGGGACTTCATGTTCGCTCTCGAAAGTGGCCACGCACTTCTGGCCCGACTGCTTCTCGCAAAGGCGTCTCTCGACCACGAGTTCTTCCCCGATGACAGGGGCCTCGAACGTTACTTCAAGGAACTTGGCGGTTTCGACGGTACTGTCAGCCTCGATGCGTACCCCGTCGCGGCGAATGGGATGATAGAGGACATGCGGAACCAGCTGGTTGAGAGTCTGTTCGAGGACGACATTTTCATCTGGTGGAGTGACGGCTACGCGAAAGAGACAGCGAGTCTACATAAGAACCAGTTCAATCGCTTCCGCGACGTTGCGAAAGAGGGCACAGAGGTCAGTCGTGTTTCTCCCGCTACGCGTGAGCGGTTCAGCCGGGCTGTCGCACACGTCATCTTCTCCGTTCTGAAGTTCGACTTCTCGGCGGTCGAAGGCGACCCACTCGGTGATCTGTATCAGCGATACTTCGACCCTGAGACTCGCAAGGCGCTCGGGGAGTTCTACACGCCACAGGAGGTCGTGGACTACATCATGGACGGCGTCGGCTACGACATGGGCATCCACGATGAACGACTTATCGACCCTTCCTGCGGTTCTGGGACATTTCTCGTCGAAGCCGTGGAACGTTACATTGAGGACGTAGAGCGGTACAACGACGACCCAGACTGGGAAGAGCATCTGACGAGGCTCTGCACCCGTCCCCACATCGTTGGCCTCGACATTCACCCGTTCGCCGTCCTGATGGCCCAGATTCGGTTCATGGTCGCTATCCTCCCGAAGTACCGAGAGGCGAAACGGAGCAACGGGGACTTCACTATCCGACGTCTTCCGATTTTCCGGACGGACTCGCTTCGGAACGAACGTGAACTAAGTGGTATCGACCTCGGTGACGATGGTTCTGCTCAGGTGACGCTTGATGCGATGACTGAAGACAACCAAGACGTTCGTATCCCTGTTCCACTGCCGGTCGAAGTGGACGAAAACGAGGTCGATGTGTCCGAGTACGAAGACGGGTTCCTCGTGCAGAAAATTCGGATGCCATTGTTCAAAAACATTCGGCTGAATACTGGTGTTCGAAACTTCGGAGAATACTTTGCGGCCCTTCAGGGTGTCCTCGACGTAGCGAAGTGGTATCTCCACGAAGGGGAATGGGACTACAACGGCGGTCTGAAACAGGGTATCGACCGTTACACGACAAGAGAGTACGACGGTATTGAGGAGTTCTTCGTTCCGTACTTGGAGGAGATTCTCGAAACGGTACGCTATCTTCGTACCGAACACGGAGACGGGCGACTGTTCAAAATCTTCGAAGACACCGTTTTGTCACTTGTCGTAAAGAACTATATGAAATATGAATATATCGTTGGCAACCCACCCTATGTGAATCGTAGGTATATTCCGGATTCAAAGGACCAAATGTATCGAGAAATCTATGAAACGCCACATTGGCACTATGACCTCTACGTTTTGTTCGTTGAGCGGGGTCTGAATATGTTAACAGAAGATGGATCGCTCTCTTATATTATTTCGGATCAATTTATGACGAGAAGGTACGGTAAAAAGCTACGGAAGCATCTTAGCGAAAAGTCTCACATCAAAGAAATAATTGACTTTGGTGATACTGGCGTTTTTGAGGACGCTACAAACTATCCATGTATTCTAACATTGGGTCACGGAAAGACGACTAGCCCAGTACCTGTAGTGGTAGTTCACAAGCCGATCGAACTAGCTATGGAAACCGTTCGAGAAGTTGTGAATACAGAAGACTTCTCAAGCGATGACTACACTAGCTTCTACGTATCTCCATCAAACTTGTCTGAAAATATTTGGTCACTCATTCCTACAAACCTCTATTCGATTTTTGATAATATGAGAGAAAATGGTAAGAGACTTGATAGCGCCTCTGAGCCGATCTCTGGCGCTCGTATCGGTAAGGATGACGTCTTTATTGGTACTCAGACATCTGTTGACGGGTCCAACGAATTCGAGATGCAGAGTGGGGAGGTCGTAAAAATCGAAAATGAGATTCTTAAACCAATTGTAAAAGGAAAGGATGTGAGACGGTGGGAAGAAGCCTGGAAAGGCCGATATATGATTTATCCACTCAAGGATAATTCAGCAATTGATGAAAAAACACTACAGACAAAGTACCCACAGACACATGAACATTTCAAAAATCATGAAATTGAGCTTCGGGAACGAGTTTGGTTCGACCAGGGTCCAGTAGAACTACATGGCGAGTGGTACGCTCCAATGTACATCGACGATTACGACATCTACAGCAAAACTTGCATCTTGACACCAGCTCTTACTAACAAGATGAATTTTGCAAAGAATAGAAATGGGTCAATCTTTGTTGGCGGTACAGCAGGAGTGCTTGGAATTATACCCGACAGTTCAGTTTCAGAAGATGAACTACTCGGATATCTCAATTCCACACTTGTTGGTGCGTTCGTGAAAGCGTCAGCTCCAAGCAAAGCAAATGGTTACTATCAACTTAGCGAGGACCTTTTAAGACAGGTTCCAATACCTAAAAAAATTAGTGGTCTCTCAGATTATGTTGCCAAAATAAGAACTATAGTGAAAAAACATAACAACATTACGGATTTCCCCAGTTCATATATTAGTGGACAGAGTGGCGAAATCGACTACATTGATTATGAGTGGCAGACTCGTCGTTATCCGGTAAAAGCGAAAATTGAGGAACTTGATGATGGTCGCTTTGCAGTAACAGCGGGAATTTCCGACGAAATCACCGCTCCTCAGATGGACAAAGGTGACCGTGACGACCGCAAGCTCAGAGCGAAGTACGTTCACGCGGCTGTCAACGGACGGAACATGAAAAAGGGAGAAGAGATGAACATCCCAATCCCGAAGCGTACCGATGACGTGGAACAACTCATTGAGGCGTTAGAAGCCGACAAACAGACCGTCGAAGAGACGAGCATCGAAGACCTCGAAGCAGAGATTGACGACACAGTCTACGACCTGTTCAATCTCACCGAAGACGAACGCAACGTCATTGAGGATTACCTCGAAGTATTCTGA
- a CDS encoding tyrosine-type recombinase/integrase, which translates to MSLSPEDFPLVTDKSRELLKEKQVVDYEAHRIEFVRWLIHLGKNPDLAEGYGRDTIRATAYRTDQFARQVWTEQEDGYTVAFTHDHADAYMTELLYSDNSATHKANTQKALKRLFKWRSNEKGDTLWEPERTFSNANTDAGPREFLTIEERKQVREAALDYGSIPSYSSLSPGDRDEWKALLAQRFGKPKSEVTPDDWKRANSWKFTSITWASLDCGLRPTEVERAKVSWVDVENSVLRIPKEDSAKNEGNWVVALSDRTADALERWLSERGRYEKYDDTDELWLTREGNPYQTQSLRRLLVKLCEIAGIPTENRQMSWYALRHSTGTAMTHERDLAAAKAQLRHKSEQTTMKYDQAPVEDRRNALDRMG; encoded by the coding sequence ATGAGTCTCAGCCCCGAAGATTTCCCGCTTGTGACGGACAAAAGTCGGGAATTACTGAAAGAGAAGCAGGTGGTTGACTACGAGGCTCACCGCATCGAGTTCGTTCGTTGGCTCATCCATCTCGGTAAGAATCCTGACCTCGCAGAAGGCTACGGACGAGACACTATCCGAGCGACGGCGTACCGTACCGACCAGTTCGCACGGCAGGTGTGGACAGAACAGGAGGACGGCTACACAGTCGCGTTCACCCACGACCACGCGGACGCCTACATGACCGAACTCCTCTACTCGGATAACTCAGCCACCCACAAGGCGAACACGCAGAAGGCTCTCAAGCGCCTGTTCAAGTGGCGTTCTAACGAGAAAGGTGATACCCTGTGGGAGCCAGAGCGTACCTTCAGCAACGCGAATACTGACGCTGGACCACGCGAGTTTCTCACCATCGAGGAGCGGAAACAGGTTCGTGAAGCCGCGCTGGACTACGGTTCCATACCATCGTACAGTAGTCTCTCTCCGGGCGACCGCGACGAGTGGAAAGCACTCCTCGCACAACGGTTCGGGAAGCCTAAGTCAGAGGTGACACCGGACGACTGGAAGCGAGCGAACAGTTGGAAGTTCACCTCGATCACGTGGGCGAGTCTCGACTGCGGGCTTCGACCCACCGAGGTGGAGCGTGCGAAAGTATCGTGGGTCGATGTGGAGAACAGCGTACTCCGTATCCCGAAGGAAGACTCCGCGAAGAACGAAGGGAACTGGGTCGTTGCACTCTCTGACCGTACCGCCGATGCCCTCGAACGGTGGCTGAGTGAGCGCGGACGGTACGAGAAGTACGACGATACCGATGAATTGTGGCTGACCCGCGAGGGAAATCCATACCAGACACAGAGTCTTCGGCGTCTTCTCGTGAAGCTCTGCGAGATAGCTGGGATTCCGACGGAGAACCGGCAGATGAGCTGGTATGCGCTTCGTCATTCCACGGGAACTGCGATGACCCACGAACGTGACCTTGCGGCGGCGAAGGCTCAACTCCGACACAAGAGCGAGCAAACGACGATGAAGTACGACCAAGCACCGGTAGAAGATCGACGGAACGCGCTTGACCGGATGGGATGA